A stretch of the Sulfurimonas sp. HSL3-1 genome encodes the following:
- the hemA gene encoding glutamyl-tRNA reductase, translating to MHYLILSFTHKNTTLPIRDKLAFNDDAAKETFLARTLEAPYLNEAFVLSTCNRIELISSCNNPGEAAKHLFMLLHEHSGISLNELEGRAELFEDQGAIHHLFSVASSLDSLIVGETQIAGQLKDAYRFALERGHCGDKLTRAVNYAFKCAAEVRNQTDISSKPVSVASVAVAAARRAFGTLSGKRALVIGSGEMSVIAARTLKNHGAEVSLMNRTMAKIEALAEEVKGTLVPFTRLKDVLGEYDMIFTATSAEEPIIGGKIGLKKERECHWFDMAVPRDIGDIDHAMVTVHRVDDLKNTVDENIMLREEEAKASFAIVGRYTAEFYAWLKSLNIEPLIKELYRRADAAASTEAARVVGKGYVPEAYEAQAQKMALQAIKRFLHPQVQQLRKAADEGDIDAMIDSMAFILDMSEE from the coding sequence ATGCACTATCTCATACTCAGTTTTACGCATAAAAATACGACGCTCCCCATCCGGGACAAGCTGGCGTTTAACGATGATGCTGCCAAAGAGACCTTTCTCGCCCGTACCCTTGAAGCGCCCTACCTGAACGAGGCGTTTGTCCTCTCCACCTGCAACCGTATTGAACTGATCAGCAGCTGCAACAACCCCGGCGAAGCGGCCAAGCACCTCTTTATGCTGCTGCATGAGCATTCGGGGATCAGCCTCAACGAGTTGGAGGGCAGGGCGGAGCTTTTCGAGGACCAGGGGGCGATCCACCACCTCTTCAGCGTCGCCAGCTCCCTCGATTCGCTCATCGTCGGCGAGACGCAGATCGCCGGCCAGCTCAAAGACGCCTACCGTTTCGCCCTGGAGCGGGGACATTGCGGCGATAAACTGACCCGTGCGGTCAACTACGCCTTCAAATGCGCCGCGGAAGTGCGCAACCAGACCGATATCTCCTCCAAGCCCGTCTCCGTTGCCAGTGTCGCCGTGGCGGCTGCACGCCGCGCCTTCGGTACGCTGTCGGGCAAACGGGCGCTGGTCATCGGTTCGGGGGAGATGTCCGTTATCGCCGCGCGCACCCTGAAGAACCATGGGGCCGAGGTCAGCCTGATGAACCGAACCATGGCGAAGATCGAAGCGCTGGCCGAAGAGGTGAAAGGGACGCTCGTTCCCTTTACGCGCCTCAAAGACGTCCTGGGCGAGTACGACATGATCTTTACGGCGACGAGCGCGGAAGAGCCCATTATCGGCGGGAAGATCGGTCTGAAAAAAGAGCGGGAGTGCCACTGGTTCGATATGGCGGTTCCGAGGGATATCGGCGACATCGACCACGCGATGGTAACGGTGCACCGGGTGGACGACCTGAAAAACACGGTCGACGAGAACATCATGCTGCGCGAAGAGGAGGCCAAGGCCTCCTTCGCCATCGTCGGCCGCTACACGGCGGAGTTCTACGCATGGCTCAAGTCGCTCAACATCGAGCCGCTGATCAAAGAGCTCTACCGCCGCGCGGACGCGGCGGCGTCGACGGAGGCGGCCCGCGTCGTCGGCAAGGGCTACGTGCCCGAAGCGTACGAAGCGCAGGCACAGAAGATGGCGCTGCAGGCGATCAAGCGTTTCCTGCACCCGCAGGTGCAGCAGCTGCGAAAGGCTGCCGACGAGGGCGACATCGACGCCATGATCGATTCGATGGCATTTATTTTAGACATGAGTGAGGAGTAA
- a CDS encoding DUF2018 family protein — translation MYEALFEDEGDMFSGSPRSKFMDVIFNANRSVAEGELQRLIERLAAMEKILSESMDDATLERTIKQLQFEEADAINAMAKELYIESMGNVLSQSE, via the coding sequence ATGTACGAAGCACTTTTCGAAGACGAAGGCGATATGTTCAGCGGATCGCCTCGCAGTAAATTCATGGACGTTATCTTCAATGCTAACCGTTCGGTCGCCGAAGGGGAGCTCCAGCGCCTGATCGAGCGCCTGGCCGCAATGGAAAAAATCCTCTCAGAGTCGATGGACGATGCGACGCTCGAACGGACGATCAAACAGCTTCAGTTCGAGGAAGCGGATGCGATCAACGCGATGGCGAAGGAGCTCTATATCGAGTCGATGGGCAACGTGCTCAGCCAGAGCGAGTAG
- a CDS encoding molybdopterin-dependent oxidoreductase translates to MKRRSFLKGALAGAGVTALGPEAFAAGQPVDNRKISSIPFPQKRPMITYSDRPPLLESPRYVFAHPVTPNDMFFVRWHMPDIPTHIDLGTFRIKVNGLVERELSLSVDQLKHDFEPVEVYAVLQCGGNSRSAFKPTAGGIQWGSGAMGCARWKGVRLRDILERAGLKKEAEWVGFNGSETAAYYETPNFVRELHLEEIGDHVIVAYEMNGEDLPYLNGYPVRLVIPGTYSDSWVKMLSNLTVTSDYQHLFFMDKAYRVPDNDCECQKPGEHVPTKPITKMNVKSFIGYPTNGETLYHNSYATIRGVAFDYGAGIKAVMLSFDDGKTWQEATLGDDLGRYAFRAFTFDFKPKKYGKQTIMAKAINRAGEEQPYAKDIKWNHGGYKFNGIDVVTVEVV, encoded by the coding sequence ATGAAACGCAGATCTTTCCTTAAGGGCGCGCTGGCCGGTGCCGGCGTGACCGCGCTGGGCCCCGAAGCCTTCGCCGCGGGCCAACCCGTCGATAACCGCAAAATCTCCTCTATTCCGTTCCCGCAGAAACGGCCGATGATCACCTACTCTGACCGCCCGCCGCTGCTCGAATCGCCGCGCTACGTCTTTGCCCACCCGGTCACGCCGAACGACATGTTCTTCGTACGCTGGCATATGCCGGACATTCCGACGCACATCGACCTGGGAACCTTCCGCATCAAGGTCAACGGCCTCGTCGAGCGCGAACTCTCTCTCTCCGTCGACCAGCTGAAGCATGACTTCGAACCCGTCGAAGTCTATGCCGTCCTGCAGTGCGGCGGTAACAGCCGCTCCGCGTTCAAACCGACGGCCGGTGGTATCCAGTGGGGCAGCGGCGCCATGGGCTGCGCCCGCTGGAAAGGTGTCCGTCTGCGCGACATCCTTGAGCGTGCCGGTCTGAAAAAAGAGGCAGAGTGGGTCGGGTTCAACGGTTCCGAAACGGCCGCCTACTACGAAACCCCGAACTTTGTCCGCGAACTGCACCTCGAAGAGATCGGTGACCACGTCATCGTTGCCTATGAGATGAACGGCGAGGACCTGCCGTACCTCAACGGCTACCCGGTGCGCCTCGTCATCCCGGGCACCTACTCCGACAGCTGGGTCAAAATGCTGAGCAACCTGACCGTCACCAGCGACTACCAGCACCTCTTCTTTATGGACAAGGCGTACCGTGTGCCGGACAACGACTGCGAATGCCAGAAGCCGGGCGAGCACGTTCCGACCAAACCGATCACGAAGATGAACGTCAAATCCTTCATCGGCTACCCGACGAACGGCGAAACGCTCTACCATAACTCCTACGCGACGATCCGCGGAGTTGCCTTCGACTACGGCGCGGGCATCAAAGCGGTCATGCTCTCCTTCGACGACGGCAAAACATGGCAGGAGGCGACGCTGGGCGACGATCTGGGCCGTTACGCGTTCCGCGCCTTCACCTTCGACTTCAAGCCGAAAAAGTACGGTAAGCAGACCATCATGGCCAAGGCGATCAACCGCGCCGGCGAAGAGCAGCCGTATGCCAAAGATATCAAGTGGAACCACGGCGGTTACAAATTTAACGGAATCGACGTCGTTACCGTCGAAGTAGTCTAA
- a CDS encoding proline--tRNA ligase — MRMSQAFIPTEKEAPKDAALPSHIYLTRAGFIAQVASGLYNLMPLGKRVLKKIEAIINEEMARAGAQEVDLSFVTPAELWEESGRIEKFGKELLRFRDRKENLFVLGPTHEEMMVNLVRNRVNSYKQLPLNLYQIKTKFRDEARPRFGLMRAREFVMKDGYSFHTSYEDLDREFDAMEAAYKRVLERLGLDFRIVEADSGAIGGSGSKELMVLADSGEDTLAVCDRCEYGANIEAARRSERTTIPEAPEADFNKFATPGIKSIEDLSGFFHVDPYYTLKAVAKRAIYEEGDEVVVFFLRGCDDLQEVKATNACGALDLVDVNEEELSALGLVPGFIGPLDLDAVRTIFDWDVKGAANMICGANEADFHYVGVDLSVLPEEAEYAALYEVKEGDGCPVCDGKLSYTKGIEVGHIFKLGTVYSAPLGAQFLNENGKAEPFVMGTYGMGVSRLIAAVIEQHHDEKGCVWTKTTAPYLVNLMISNIKDEAQVALAERLYEALQNAGVDVIMDDRKERFGFKAKDAELVGYPLTVIIGKELANGIVQFFDRAEDTKSDVPSDEALARIMEWIG; from the coding sequence ATGCGTATGTCCCAGGCTTTTATCCCGACGGAGAAGGAGGCGCCCAAAGACGCGGCGCTCCCGAGCCACATCTATCTGACCCGGGCCGGGTTTATCGCCCAGGTCGCCAGCGGGCTGTACAACCTGATGCCTTTGGGCAAGCGGGTGCTGAAAAAGATCGAAGCGATCATTAACGAAGAGATGGCCCGTGCCGGTGCGCAGGAGGTGGACCTCAGTTTCGTCACCCCGGCGGAGCTGTGGGAAGAGAGCGGCCGGATCGAGAAGTTCGGCAAGGAGCTGCTGCGTTTCCGTGACCGTAAAGAGAACCTCTTTGTCCTGGGACCGACCCACGAGGAGATGATGGTCAACCTCGTGCGCAACCGCGTCAACAGTTACAAGCAGCTGCCGCTGAATCTCTACCAGATCAAGACGAAGTTCCGCGACGAGGCCCGTCCGCGTTTCGGCCTGATGCGCGCCCGCGAATTCGTCATGAAAGACGGCTACAGCTTCCACACCTCCTACGAGGACCTCGACCGCGAGTTCGATGCCATGGAAGCGGCCTACAAGCGCGTCCTGGAGCGGCTGGGGCTTGATTTCCGCATTGTCGAGGCCGACAGCGGCGCGATCGGCGGGTCGGGCTCGAAGGAGCTGATGGTCCTTGCCGACAGCGGCGAAGATACCCTTGCCGTCTGCGACCGCTGTGAATACGGCGCCAATATCGAAGCCGCCAGACGTTCGGAGCGTACGACGATTCCCGAGGCGCCGGAGGCGGACTTCAACAAGTTCGCGACACCGGGCATCAAGAGCATCGAGGATCTGAGTGGTTTCTTTCACGTCGATCCCTACTACACCCTGAAGGCCGTGGCGAAGCGGGCGATCTACGAAGAGGGGGACGAGGTCGTCGTCTTCTTCCTGCGCGGCTGTGACGACCTGCAGGAGGTCAAGGCGACGAATGCCTGCGGTGCGCTGGATCTCGTCGATGTCAACGAAGAGGAGCTTTCGGCGCTCGGGCTCGTTCCGGGCTTCATCGGGCCGCTGGACCTGGACGCCGTGCGTACGATCTTTGACTGGGACGTCAAAGGGGCGGCGAATATGATCTGCGGCGCCAACGAGGCCGATTTCCACTATGTCGGCGTCGATCTTTCGGTCCTTCCGGAAGAGGCGGAATACGCCGCGCTCTATGAAGTCAAAGAGGGCGACGGCTGTCCGGTCTGCGACGGAAAGCTCTCCTATACGAAAGGGATCGAGGTCGGGCACATCTTCAAGCTCGGTACCGTCTACTCCGCACCGCTGGGGGCTCAGTTCCTTAACGAAAACGGAAAAGCGGAGCCTTTCGTGATGGGCACCTACGGTATGGGCGTGAGCCGTCTCATTGCCGCTGTCATCGAGCAGCACCATGATGAGAAAGGGTGCGTCTGGACGAAGACGACGGCACCGTACCTGGTCAACCTGATGATCTCCAACATCAAAGATGAGGCGCAGGTGGCCCTGGCCGAGCGCCTTTACGAAGCACTGCAAAATGCGGGCGTTGACGTCATTATGGACGACCGCAAGGAGCGCTTCGGGTTCAAGGCGAAAGACGCGGAACTGGTCGGATACCCGCTCACCGTCATCATCGGCAAGGAGCTTGCCAACGGCATCGTCCAGTTCTTTGACCGTGCCGAAGACACGAAGAGCGATGTCCCTTCCGATGAAGCCCTCGCGCGCATAATGGAGTGGATCGGATGA
- a CDS encoding polyprenyl synthetase family protein, with product MVEAVARRMQEMVAAVDYPYATGLFETLSGGKRLRARLIMMIAGEEDAAVTLAAVIELIHAASLLHDDVIDEAQLRRGTPSVNATEGSKQAVMLGDILYSKAFSELTQFDARIAKSVADAVTSLSVGEMMDVQMAKTFNEDDKRYLQMLYLKTGVLIEAAAKCAALLAGKDADAYALYGKNLGIAFQIIDDILDIVSDEATLGKPAMNDFVEGKCTLPYIHLYRTLEGEARERLLALHGRSATTEETQWLKAGLESSGAVKAAYAQARALSDEAKRAVSGDAPLEAVIESMMQRTF from the coding sequence ATGGTCGAAGCGGTAGCGCGGAGAATGCAGGAGATGGTGGCGGCGGTGGATTATCCGTACGCGACCGGGCTTTTTGAAACACTGTCCGGCGGCAAGCGCCTCCGTGCCCGTCTGATCATGATGATCGCGGGGGAGGAAGATGCCGCGGTGACGCTGGCGGCGGTGATCGAACTGATTCACGCCGCCAGCCTCCTGCATGACGATGTCATCGACGAGGCGCAGCTGCGCCGGGGCACCCCTTCTGTCAATGCGACCGAGGGGAGCAAACAGGCGGTGATGCTCGGCGATATCCTCTATTCCAAAGCGTTCAGCGAGCTGACGCAGTTCGACGCCCGGATCGCCAAGAGCGTGGCAGATGCCGTTACCTCCCTCTCCGTCGGCGAGATGATGGATGTGCAGATGGCGAAAACATTCAACGAGGATGACAAGCGCTATCTGCAGATGCTCTATCTTAAAACGGGGGTCCTGATCGAGGCGGCGGCAAAGTGCGCCGCCCTGCTCGCGGGGAAGGATGCCGATGCCTATGCGCTCTACGGCAAGAACCTCGGGATCGCTTTTCAGATCATCGACGATATCCTCGATATCGTTTCCGATGAAGCGACGCTGGGCAAACCGGCGATGAACGACTTCGTCGAAGGCAAATGCACCCTGCCGTATATCCACCTCTACCGCACGCTCGAGGGGGAGGCGCGTGAGCGTCTCCTCGCCCTTCACGGCCGGAGTGCGACAACAGAGGAGACGCAATGGCTCAAAGCGGGGCTGGAAAGCAGCGGGGCGGTCAAAGCCGCCTACGCGCAGGCCCGCGCCCTCAGCGACGAGGCAAAACGCGCCGTCAGCGGTGACGCACCACTCGAGGCCGTCATCGAATCCATGATGCAGAGAACCTTCTGA
- a CDS encoding efflux RND transporter permease subunit: MIARLIEFALNKPLLNHMLLLFILLLSVFAYLNIPKEIFPPVQMDKITITGGYAGASADVLDKMVVTTIEDELGNISELETVTTTIKNGAFTITADIKPGSQNINVLNDVKDIIAQTKRDLPSDMNEPIAQIHEETIPLVLVAIAGEAPMTELLERADELKSALSRYKELSDITIRGDSDDELVFRIDPDKLDAYGLSTDAVVSALQNLSSIFPVGTVKRRGEHLYISTYNGEKDETAIENTVIGVGGKRVKIGQIATATFELGDATELSHYNGVRNVSVNITKSKSGNAIALAKQIRETLKGFEKRYPDLQFAVYTDTSVWIKNRLNTVVSNIIVGLILVFAAMLIFVNRGIALVVAMGIPMSFMIGLIATEMIGYSLNMLSLLGALIALGMLVDEAIVVAENIYRHMEEGMPRREAAIQGAVEMFPAVLTATLTTVFAFLPMLLISGEMGTFIKILPVMITILLLSSLFEAFFFLPLHAHELLRLRRESHVSHSIWEHLYRWYDKTLHLLFRRRKRSLFLIVGAIVALTAVMVSQSRFQLFPPFDVTQVYVTGKVNINNELEDTEQRVAAIERMLLEKLDPEEYSSVTAVIGMRLDAKNKAEIGENLFQVFIDLHERAPDNWYNRYINPFFSIEYNAEVLKRQRDAKAISEDVKRWLEPLAQRTEEDGTKTFENFNVTVPGTGVVAHDIELALEGKNDTELAKGVKVLEAALADVTGVYNISDDADLGERELKLRINDYGYDLGLTEADISRQLRAHYLKGEYGKMFSASGLVRIRIESVQKDDPESLETFRIQIPGSTQTVALRDVADFIYTQAYVTIEKEDGARIRSVYASLDKDIRTSSEVMAAIAPTLEGLRKEGFDIEIKGEEKENAKTQREMSQAAAVAIFLIFITLVWLFDSLVLALIVLSTIPLVLVGVYVGHWVMGLTITMPSLIGAVGLAGVVVNDGLIMVSFIRQARDSEALMRRARTRLRPILMTSITTVLGLMTLIFFASGQAQILQPMAVSLGYGILWATVLNLFYVPLLYAVIYRIKR, encoded by the coding sequence GTGATTGCACGCCTGATAGAGTTCGCGCTGAACAAACCGCTGCTCAACCACATGCTGCTGCTGTTCATCCTGCTTCTTTCCGTCTTCGCCTACCTCAACATTCCCAAAGAGATCTTCCCGCCGGTCCAGATGGACAAGATCACGATCACCGGCGGGTATGCCGGAGCGAGCGCGGATGTCCTTGATAAAATGGTCGTTACCACCATCGAGGACGAGCTGGGAAACATCAGCGAGCTGGAGACGGTAACGACGACAATCAAAAACGGCGCGTTCACCATTACGGCCGACATCAAGCCGGGGTCGCAGAACATCAACGTGCTCAACGACGTCAAGGATATCATCGCCCAGACGAAGCGGGACCTCCCTTCGGACATGAACGAACCCATCGCGCAGATCCATGAAGAGACGATCCCGCTGGTGCTGGTGGCCATCGCCGGTGAGGCACCCATGACGGAGCTGCTCGAACGCGCCGACGAGCTCAAAAGCGCGCTGTCACGCTACAAGGAGCTCAGCGACATTACGATCCGCGGCGATTCAGACGACGAACTCGTCTTCCGCATCGACCCGGACAAACTGGACGCCTACGGCCTCTCCACCGACGCCGTGGTTTCGGCGCTGCAGAACCTCAGCTCCATTTTTCCCGTCGGCACCGTCAAGCGGCGGGGCGAGCACCTCTACATCAGCACCTACAACGGTGAGAAGGATGAAACGGCGATCGAGAATACGGTCATCGGCGTCGGCGGCAAGCGGGTGAAAATCGGTCAGATCGCTACGGCCACCTTCGAGCTGGGCGACGCGACGGAGCTCTCGCACTACAACGGGGTGCGCAACGTCTCCGTCAACATCACCAAGTCAAAATCGGGCAACGCCATTGCCCTGGCCAAACAGATCCGCGAAACCCTCAAGGGCTTTGAAAAACGCTACCCGGACCTGCAGTTCGCGGTCTACACCGACACCTCGGTCTGGATCAAGAACCGTCTCAATACGGTCGTCTCCAACATCATCGTCGGGCTGATTCTCGTCTTCGCCGCCATGCTCATCTTCGTCAACCGCGGCATCGCGCTGGTCGTGGCGATGGGAATCCCGATGAGTTTCATGATCGGGCTGATCGCGACGGAGATGATCGGCTATTCGCTCAACATGCTCTCCCTGCTCGGCGCCCTGATCGCCCTGGGGATGCTCGTGGATGAAGCGATCGTCGTGGCGGAGAACATCTACCGCCATATGGAAGAGGGGATGCCGCGGAGGGAGGCGGCGATCCAGGGGGCGGTGGAGATGTTCCCCGCCGTGCTGACGGCGACGTTGACGACGGTCTTTGCCTTTTTGCCGATGCTGCTGATCAGCGGGGAGATGGGGACCTTTATCAAGATCCTGCCCGTGATGATCACCATTTTGCTGCTCAGCTCCCTCTTTGAAGCCTTTTTTTTCCTGCCGCTGCACGCACACGAACTGCTGCGCCTGCGCCGGGAGAGCCATGTCAGCCACAGCATCTGGGAGCACCTCTACCGCTGGTACGACAAAACGCTGCATCTGCTATTCCGCCGCCGCAAACGCTCTCTTTTCCTGATCGTCGGCGCCATCGTGGCGTTGACGGCGGTGATGGTGTCGCAGAGCCGATTTCAGCTCTTCCCTCCCTTCGATGTGACCCAGGTCTATGTGACGGGGAAGGTCAATATCAACAACGAGCTCGAAGATACGGAGCAGAGGGTTGCGGCCATCGAGCGGATGCTGTTGGAGAAGCTTGACCCCGAGGAGTACTCCTCGGTGACGGCGGTAATCGGGATGCGTCTGGATGCGAAGAACAAGGCGGAAATCGGCGAAAACCTTTTCCAGGTCTTCATCGACCTGCATGAACGGGCCCCGGACAACTGGTACAACCGTTACATCAATCCCTTCTTCTCGATTGAATATAACGCCGAAGTGCTCAAACGGCAGCGCGACGCGAAGGCGATCAGTGAGGATGTCAAGCGGTGGCTGGAACCGCTCGCCCAACGCACGGAAGAAGACGGGACGAAAACCTTCGAGAACTTCAATGTCACCGTCCCGGGAACGGGGGTCGTCGCGCACGATATCGAGCTCGCGCTTGAGGGCAAAAATGATACAGAGCTGGCCAAGGGCGTGAAAGTGCTGGAAGCAGCCCTGGCCGACGTGACGGGGGTCTATAACATTTCCGATGATGCCGATCTCGGGGAGCGGGAGCTGAAACTGCGCATCAACGACTACGGTTACGACCTGGGGCTTACCGAGGCGGATATCAGCCGTCAGCTGCGCGCCCACTACCTCAAAGGCGAATACGGCAAGATGTTCAGTGCCAGCGGCCTGGTCCGCATCCGCATCGAGAGTGTGCAGAAAGATGACCCCGAGAGTCTGGAGACCTTCCGCATCCAGATCCCGGGCAGCACGCAGACCGTTGCCCTGCGCGACGTCGCCGACTTCATTTATACGCAGGCTTATGTGACGATCGAAAAGGAGGACGGTGCGCGTATCCGCAGCGTCTATGCGTCGCTGGACAAGGATATTCGGACATCGTCGGAGGTGATGGCGGCGATTGCACCGACGCTGGAAGGGCTCAGGAAAGAGGGCTTTGATATCGAGATCAAGGGGGAGGAGAAGGAGAACGCCAAGACGCAGCGGGAGATGTCCCAGGCGGCGGCCGTCGCGATCTTCCTGATCTTTATTACCCTCGTATGGCTGTTCGACTCGCTGGTACTGGCGCTGATCGTGCTCAGCACGATCCCCCTTGTCCTTGTCGGTGTCTATGTCGGCCACTGGGTGATGGGCCTCACCATTACGATGCCGAGTCTGATCGGGGCCGTGGGGCTGGCGGGGGTCGTCGTGAACGACGGCCTGATCATGGTGAGTTTCATCCGGCAGGCCAGGGACAGCGAAGCGTTGATGCGGCGGGCGCGGACACGCCTGCGGCCGATCCTGATGACGTCGATCACGACGGTACTCGGGCTCATGACGCTGATCTTTTTCGCTTCGGGTCAGGCACAGATACTGCAGCCGATGGCGGTGTCGCTGGGATACGGGATATTATGGGCAACGGTACTGAACTTGTTCTATGTACCGTTGCTTTATGCCGTCATCTACCGTATCAAACGGTAG
- a CDS encoding FxsA family protein — MIYFLLYLFLEVLVSVNIASAIGGVWTFVELIASALVGIVILANFRGTLAENINALNQARIDPFEFQQLNLFTILGAFLLIAPGFLTDIFGVLLQFSVITKMLVNRFVSQSKHDSSTHNTQKDDHVIDVEIVSDDADKR, encoded by the coding sequence ATGATCTACTTTCTCCTCTATCTTTTCCTGGAAGTACTCGTCTCCGTCAACATCGCTTCGGCGATCGGCGGGGTATGGACCTTCGTCGAGCTGATCGCGAGCGCCCTGGTCGGCATCGTGATCCTGGCGAACTTTCGGGGCACGCTGGCGGAGAATATCAACGCGTTGAACCAGGCGCGCATCGACCCCTTCGAATTTCAGCAGCTCAACCTCTTTACCATTCTGGGCGCCTTTCTGCTGATCGCCCCCGGTTTTCTCACGGACATCTTCGGCGTACTGCTTCAGTTCAGTGTCATCACGAAGATGTTGGTTAACCGATTTGTGTCACAATCCAAGCACGATTCATCAACTCACAACACTCAAAAGGATGACCATGTCATTGATGTCGAAATTGTCAGCGACGATGCTGATAAGCGCTAG
- a CDS encoding LysR family transcriptional regulator, with protein sequence MYTLKQLELFLDLGRSEKIIDTAKKFGLSQSAVSMAIKELERLLDGPLFERIGKRLVLNGRGAMLMRSAQPHVDALHALYDQMRSDSLRGELRLAASVTIAEYFIPTLVCNYMEQNEHVSISLKSANTADVIHKVTSGEVDIGFIEGEGILEEVESRVLMRDELVVLTSDRALAERGPWFIDQLASRPWIMREKGSGTRAVFLNAISPVDQELNMVMELEHIESIKNFLLAKPDYLSVLPRISVRRELEEGHLFEIAIKAHHFERDFTMIARSQQTLLPLQTHFQEYLLSSIGLQ encoded by the coding sequence ATGTATACGCTGAAACAGCTGGAACTTTTTCTCGATCTGGGGCGGAGCGAAAAGATTATCGACACGGCCAAAAAGTTCGGGCTGAGCCAGTCGGCGGTCTCGATGGCGATCAAGGAGCTCGAGCGGCTCCTCGACGGCCCGCTGTTCGAGCGGATCGGCAAACGGCTGGTGCTCAACGGACGGGGGGCGATGCTGATGCGCAGCGCCCAGCCGCACGTCGACGCTCTGCACGCCCTCTACGATCAGATGCGCAGCGATTCGCTGCGCGGAGAGCTCCGCCTGGCGGCCAGTGTAACGATCGCGGAGTACTTCATCCCGACGCTGGTCTGCAACTATATGGAGCAGAACGAACATGTCAGTATCTCGCTCAAAAGCGCCAACACCGCCGACGTCATCCACAAAGTCACCTCCGGGGAGGTCGATATCGGGTTTATCGAGGGGGAGGGGATCCTCGAAGAGGTCGAGAGCCGGGTGCTGATGCGCGACGAGCTGGTCGTGCTCACAAGCGACAGGGCACTGGCGGAGCGGGGGCCGTGGTTCATCGACCAGTTGGCGTCACGGCCGTGGATCATGCGCGAAAAGGGTTCCGGGACCCGGGCCGTCTTTCTCAACGCGATCAGCCCCGTCGACCAGGAACTCAATATGGTGATGGAGCTGGAGCATATCGAGTCGATCAAGAACTTCCTGCTGGCCAAGCCCGATTATCTCAGCGTTCTGCCGCGCATCTCTGTCAGAAGGGAACTGGAAGAAGGGCACCTGTTCGAGATCGCGATCAAGGCGCACCACTTCGAGCGCGACTTCACGATGATCGCCCGCAGCCAGCAGACGCTGCTGCCGCTGCAGACCCATTTCCAGGAGTACCTCTTAAGTTCCATCGGGCTACAATAG
- the rsmH gene encoding 16S rRNA (cytosine(1402)-N(4))-methyltransferase RsmH, translated as MQNIPHIPVLYREVTEAFSGCEAGIVVDCTMGYGGHSSLLLEANPKLRLVGIDQDETAIRFSTERLAPFAERVEIRKGRFSAVLETIVRDYGAEQIRGVLADIGVSSLQLDEKDRGFSFESETLDMRMDPSAPLDAATVVNTYAEAELERILRDYGEVPNARKIAQVIATQRPFTSAKALAEAVRPFAPRGKKIHPATLVMQAIRIEVNDELGELNRLLDVCERACFPEAVIGIISFHSLEDRIVKQRFAQWSRNCICPSDAMRCTCGNDHAIGRPRPKKPITARSDELKENPRSRSAKLRLFEMNCHGR; from the coding sequence ATGCAAAACATCCCCCATATCCCGGTACTTTACCGTGAGGTTACCGAAGCTTTTTCCGGCTGCGAAGCGGGCATTGTCGTCGACTGTACCATGGGGTATGGCGGGCACAGCAGCCTGCTGCTTGAAGCGAACCCGAAACTCCGCCTGGTGGGCATCGACCAGGACGAGACGGCGATCCGTTTCTCGACGGAGCGGCTCGCCCCGTTCGCAGAGCGTGTCGAGATCCGAAAAGGGCGCTTCTCCGCCGTGCTGGAGACGATCGTGCGGGATTACGGCGCAGAGCAGATCCGCGGGGTGCTCGCGGATATCGGCGTCTCTTCGCTGCAGCTCGATGAAAAGGATCGGGGCTTCTCTTTTGAGAGCGAGACGCTGGATATGCGGATGGACCCTTCGGCGCCGCTGGATGCCGCGACCGTCGTCAATACCTACGCCGAAGCGGAGCTCGAGCGCATCCTGCGCGACTACGGCGAGGTCCCCAATGCACGCAAGATCGCACAGGTGATCGCAACGCAGCGGCCGTTTACGTCCGCCAAGGCCCTTGCCGAGGCGGTCCGCCCCTTCGCGCCCCGCGGCAAGAAGATCCACCCGGCGACGCTGGTGATGCAGGCGATCCGCATCGAGGTGAACGACGAACTGGGGGAACTGAACCGTCTGCTCGACGTCTGCGAACGTGCCTGCTTCCCCGAGGCGGTCATCGGGATTATCTCGTTCCACTCCCTCGAAGACCGGATTGTCAAACAGCGGTTCGCGCAGTGGAGCCGCAACTGCATCTGCCCCAGCGACGCGATGCGCTGTACCTGCGGGAACGACCATGCCATCGGGCGGCCCCGGCCGAAGAAACCGATCACGGCCCGCTCGGACGAACTCAAAGAGAACCCCCGCAGCCGCAGTGCGAAACTGCGGCTTTTTGAGATGAACTGCCATGGACGATAA